The Pyrococcus kukulkanii genome contains a region encoding:
- a CDS encoding ATP-binding protein, which translates to MRIIPRRIEISKLRTPGWKMLYGRRKTGKTFLVEHFLQYDEFFFVGRDGTVYDRNRNGKMSYREFFAIFPRLLNGVVVVDEFHRLPGEFLDLLHMNSGKGELILITSTLWLAKKILLGKGSPLLGIVRPIRISLIDERDILTGLSKDLSGKELIEASTYLREPLLIPYYTPPVRKFLSNFLHDSSLMIKELIGEIFTEEEKRLTLVYEGILKGISNGKTTSTELSSYLFSLGLIEKDNPGILQKYLGILTEMGILRKVEVIGKRRKKFHYYHVSPLFDLHYYLEAKYAYTELDIPEEYIRKVVEEKLPLHVEDFIAELFSKLYGMKRLYIELPNLQLDVALGSFKRIEMVGEVKWKEFVGRDEIRKIEEKLSRIDARRFLVVPSLDSLEKEPEGVEVLTPEDILRMVIEDEGSRYGL; encoded by the coding sequence ATGAGAATAATTCCCAGAAGAATAGAAATCTCGAAGCTGAGAACGCCAGGGTGGAAGATGCTCTATGGAAGAAGGAAGACAGGGAAGACTTTTTTAGTTGAGCATTTCCTTCAATATGATGAGTTTTTCTTCGTCGGTAGGGATGGGACTGTATACGATAGAAACAGAAATGGAAAAATGAGTTACAGGGAGTTCTTTGCTATTTTTCCAAGATTGCTTAATGGTGTAGTTGTAGTTGATGAATTTCACAGATTGCCAGGGGAGTTCTTGGATTTACTTCACATGAACTCGGGGAAGGGAGAACTTATCCTTATAACCTCCACACTCTGGCTTGCTAAAAAGATCCTATTGGGGAAGGGAAGTCCCCTTCTTGGGATCGTAAGACCGATAAGGATAAGTTTAATTGACGAGAGGGACATCTTGACAGGCCTTTCCAAGGATCTCTCCGGGAAGGAACTTATCGAAGCATCAACCTACCTGCGCGAGCCCCTTTTAATCCCATACTACACTCCGCCAGTGAGGAAATTTCTCTCTAACTTCCTTCATGATTCGTCCCTTATGATAAAGGAGCTCATTGGAGAGATATTCACGGAAGAAGAGAAGAGACTGACTTTGGTGTATGAGGGGATATTAAAAGGCATATCAAATGGAAAAACAACAAGTACCGAGCTTTCATCTTATCTATTCTCACTTGGCCTAATAGAGAAGGATAATCCTGGGATCTTGCAGAAGTATCTTGGGATACTAACTGAAATGGGGATCTTAAGGAAAGTCGAAGTGATAGGTAAAAGGAGAAAGAAGTTCCACTACTACCATGTTTCGCCTCTTTTTGATCTCCACTACTACTTGGAGGCCAAGTATGCCTATACAGAGCTAGATATTCCTGAAGAATATATAAGAAAAGTCGTTGAGGAAAAATTGCCCCTTCACGTTGAGGACTTCATAGCGGAGCTGTTTTCAAAGCTTTATGGGATGAAAAGACTCTACATAGAACTTCCCAATCTTCAGCTTGACGTTGCCCTGGGATCCTTTAAGAGAATTGAGATGGTTGGTGAGGTTAAGTGGAAAGAGTTCGTCGGGAGGGATGAGATCAGGAAAATAGAGGAGAAGTTAAGTCGAATTGACGCTAGGAGGTTTTTAGTAGTTCCAAGTTTAGATTCGTTGGAGAAAGAGCCGGAGGGGGTTGAGGTTTTAACCCCTGAGGATATACTCAGGATGGTGATCGAAGATGAAGGTTCTCGTTACGGGCTTTGA
- a CDS encoding TrkA C-terminal domain-containing protein yields MIPIITFLLVVLVSAIIVRIGAVALEMTGLSRDVAAFQAQSAFSGVGFTTSESEYVVSHPVRRKIIRILMLLGSAGITSAIATLVLSFTGITREQASYRIVVLIVGLFALYLFFRSKYIERLMRKAIRRILKRFAPSLRVLDYSQLLGITRGYSIAQIKVKKTSWLANRSLKELQLDKEGILVLGIYRKVEGREVYLGAPHGNTVILPGDVVVLYGPEDVLTSLSKRMRGVKGEREHEEAIKMAEVRRMQEEKEAGVSV; encoded by the coding sequence ATGATCCCGATAATCACCTTCCTCCTGGTTGTACTCGTATCGGCGATAATAGTTAGGATAGGGGCTGTAGCGTTGGAGATGACCGGATTATCAAGAGATGTGGCCGCCTTTCAAGCTCAGTCTGCTTTCTCAGGTGTTGGATTCACGACGAGTGAAAGTGAATACGTTGTTTCTCATCCCGTTAGGAGGAAGATAATAAGGATACTCATGCTCCTGGGGAGTGCTGGGATAACTTCAGCTATAGCCACGCTCGTTCTCAGCTTCACCGGCATTACTAGGGAGCAGGCGAGTTACAGGATAGTGGTTTTGATCGTGGGGCTCTTTGCCCTATACTTGTTTTTCCGATCTAAGTACATTGAAAGGTTAATGAGAAAAGCGATAAGAAGAATTTTAAAGAGATTTGCACCTTCGCTTAGGGTTCTCGATTACTCCCAGCTCCTGGGTATAACTAGGGGTTATTCCATAGCCCAGATAAAAGTTAAAAAGACGAGCTGGCTTGCGAACAGGTCGCTGAAAGAACTTCAGCTGGACAAGGAGGGAATACTAGTCTTGGGCATATACAGGAAGGTTGAAGGTAGGGAAGTCTACTTAGGTGCCCCCCACGGTAACACCGTAATACTCCCTGGAGATGTGGTAGTTCTGTATGGTCCAGAAGATGTTCTCACTTCTCTATCTAAGAGGATGAGGGGGGTTAAGGGTGAGAGGGAGCACGAGGAGGCCATTAAGATGGCAGAAGTTAGAAGGATGCAGGAAGAGAAGGAGGCTGGGGTAAGTGTGTGA
- a CDS encoding TIGR00269 family protein, with protein MKCSRCGREAVYFARYEGRYYCHKHFNELVEGKVKRTIRKYRMIKRGERIGVAVSGGKDSVVLLHLLAKLRKKFPFEIVAITIDEGIKGYRDKSVEVAKKNAELLGIEHHIYRFKDYIGFTLDETVEIMGARGERLGACSYCGVWRRWLLNKAAEELKVDKLALGLNLDDEVQVFLMNLMRGDVARLGRTGPYYEVIHEGLVPRIKPLREVPEKEIVLYAVLNNIEVDLSECPYAVEAFRAEIRDWLNEMEEKHPGTKYQLLRSYDKIFPLLAKTYAKEVKLNRCKLCGQPTSGEICKACQFRLQVHERAKLKFSLSDKNGEDHRNSSFHRGA; from the coding sequence ATGAAATGCTCAAGGTGCGGCAGGGAGGCAGTATACTTCGCGAGGTACGAGGGAAGGTATTACTGCCACAAGCACTTCAACGAGCTAGTCGAAGGTAAAGTAAAGAGGACGATCAGGAAGTACAGGATGATCAAGAGGGGAGAGAGGATTGGAGTTGCAGTGAGCGGGGGCAAAGACAGCGTAGTCCTCCTCCATCTATTGGCTAAACTTAGAAAGAAGTTCCCCTTTGAGATAGTTGCAATAACGATAGATGAAGGGATAAAAGGGTACAGGGACAAGAGCGTTGAAGTTGCAAAGAAAAATGCCGAGCTTTTGGGCATTGAGCACCACATATACAGGTTCAAGGACTACATAGGCTTTACCCTTGACGAAACCGTGGAAATAATGGGAGCGAGAGGAGAAAGGTTAGGGGCATGCTCATACTGTGGCGTCTGGAGGAGATGGCTTCTAAACAAGGCCGCAGAAGAGCTCAAAGTGGACAAGCTCGCCTTAGGATTGAACCTTGACGATGAGGTTCAGGTTTTCCTAATGAATTTAATGAGAGGAGACGTTGCGAGGCTCGGAAGGACTGGACCGTACTACGAGGTGATCCATGAAGGCTTAGTCCCCAGGATAAAGCCCCTAAGGGAAGTGCCAGAAAAGGAGATAGTGCTCTATGCCGTTTTGAACAACATTGAGGTTGATCTCAGCGAGTGTCCATATGCAGTTGAAGCCTTTAGGGCTGAGATAAGGGACTGGCTTAATGAGATGGAGGAGAAGCATCCGGGAACAAAGTATCAGCTGTTGAGGAGCTACGACAAGATATTCCCTCTCCTGGCAAAGACCTATGCAAAAGAGGTAAAGTTGAACCGCTGTAAGCTCTGCGGACAGCCGACAAGCGGAGAAATATGTAAGGCCTGCCAGTTCAGGTTGCAGGTTCACGAGAGGGCCAAGCTTAAGTTCAGCCTGAGTGATAAAAATGGAGAGGATCATCGAAACAGTTCTTTCCATAGAGGAGCTTGA
- a CDS encoding TIGR04140 family protein — MERIIETVLSIEELEEIKDKVGANVEIVLVGRREGKIPLNVILIKGSSEEVRKFLDRLKLARAGG; from the coding sequence ATGGAGAGGATCATCGAAACAGTTCTTTCCATAGAGGAGCTTGAGGAGATAAAGGACAAGGTCGGAGCAAATGTTGAGATTGTTCTGGTAGGAAGAAGGGAGGGCAAAATACCATTAAACGTCATTCTAATAAAAGGGAGCAGTGAAGAAGTAAGAAAATTTTTGGATAGGTTGAAGCTTGCTAGAGCAGGGGGATAG
- the pcp gene encoding pyroglutamyl-peptidase I, which produces MKVLVTGFEPFGNEKINPSWEAVKLLPDEIEGATVVKKLLPVTFNGVRRILPELILKEKPDVVISTGLAGGRPTITVERVAINIMDSTMPDNEGYKPEDEPIFEDAPTAYFSTLPIKKIVRALRENGIPALVSNTAGTYVCNTAMFTALHTIAKHKLNAKAGFIHVPYSHEQALDKPRPSMALETIARAIEIAIRVSL; this is translated from the coding sequence ATGAAGGTTCTCGTTACGGGCTTTGAGCCCTTTGGGAATGAGAAAATTAATCCCTCATGGGAGGCAGTGAAGTTGCTCCCGGATGAGATAGAAGGGGCTACCGTGGTAAAGAAGCTCCTCCCCGTTACATTTAACGGAGTCCGCAGAATTCTGCCGGAGCTGATACTGAAGGAGAAGCCCGACGTTGTTATCTCCACGGGGCTCGCCGGAGGAAGGCCAACGATAACAGTTGAAAGGGTTGCGATTAACATTATGGACTCGACGATGCCAGATAACGAGGGGTACAAGCCGGAAGATGAGCCGATATTTGAGGATGCTCCTACAGCTTACTTCTCGACTCTGCCGATAAAGAAGATAGTTAGGGCGTTAAGGGAGAACGGAATTCCTGCCTTGGTATCTAATACCGCTGGAACCTACGTCTGCAACACGGCAATGTTCACGGCTCTCCATACAATAGCGAAGCACAAGCTTAATGCCAAAGCCGGTTTCATTCACGTTCCCTACAGCCACGAGCAGGCCCTAGATAAGCCCAGGCCTTCAATGGCCCTCGAGACAATAGCGAGGGCTATTGAGATAGCTATAAGGGTTAGCCTTTGA
- a CDS encoding ATP-binding protein, with protein MFQQFVDRKRELEELEKSWESDKPELIVIYGRRRVGKTALALKAFEDKPVIYFLADEREIDENLKEFRSKIAEFFKDEILARSNLDWIELFKYVGNKGKVVLIIDELPYLVESYKAFPSLLQKAWDLYLQHSKVKLVLIGSSVSMMEKLLGRKSPLYGRRTIQIKLRPLKYFHVKEFFPKYSEEDAIRVYGVVDGIPLYLKQFTDELSFWDNIRYNFLRKESFLYTEAEFLLRQEFREPRRYFSILKAISMGNTKFGEIVNATSLDKSTVSKYLDNLEEIHVVRKLYPAFEPEKRRNLRYEITDNYFKFWFRFIYPNRELIERELEEEALGKIREGFDHYMGGVFEEVARDFLWSKFRFDAGGPWWRKEEEIDFVGVKGNTAYFFEVKWSRLKVSEVHKILESLEEKAEKVNVKAKEKKFGVVAKEFKRKEGLMFDLKDMFNQNLY; from the coding sequence ATGTTTCAACAATTTGTTGATAGGAAAAGGGAGCTAGAAGAACTAGAGAAATCCTGGGAAAGTGATAAGCCAGAGCTAATAGTTATATACGGTAGGAGGAGAGTAGGGAAGACGGCACTCGCCCTAAAGGCATTCGAAGACAAGCCCGTAATATACTTCCTGGCCGATGAAAGGGAAATTGATGAGAACCTAAAAGAGTTCAGAAGCAAAATTGCTGAATTCTTTAAAGATGAAATCCTCGCAAGGTCAAATTTAGACTGGATCGAGCTGTTCAAGTACGTAGGAAATAAAGGAAAAGTAGTTCTAATTATCGACGAACTCCCATACCTCGTGGAGAGTTATAAGGCTTTTCCATCATTACTTCAGAAAGCCTGGGACTTGTACCTTCAGCACTCTAAGGTAAAGCTAGTGTTAATCGGCTCTTCGGTAAGCATGATGGAAAAATTACTCGGGCGCAAAAGCCCCCTTTACGGAAGGAGAACCATACAAATAAAACTCCGCCCCCTCAAGTACTTCCACGTAAAAGAGTTCTTCCCTAAGTACTCCGAGGAAGATGCAATAAGGGTTTATGGAGTTGTTGACGGAATACCACTCTATTTAAAGCAGTTCACGGATGAGCTCAGCTTTTGGGATAACATTAGGTATAACTTCCTAAGGAAAGAGAGCTTCCTCTATACCGAAGCGGAGTTCCTCCTGAGACAAGAATTCAGGGAACCAAGGAGATACTTCTCGATATTGAAGGCAATATCAATGGGGAACACTAAGTTTGGAGAGATAGTGAACGCCACTAGCCTAGACAAAAGCACTGTATCGAAATACCTAGATAATCTAGAGGAAATTCACGTAGTCAGAAAATTGTATCCAGCTTTTGAGCCAGAGAAGAGGAGAAATTTGAGGTACGAGATAACCGACAACTACTTTAAGTTCTGGTTTAGGTTCATCTATCCTAACAGGGAGCTAATCGAGAGGGAGCTCGAAGAGGAGGCGCTAGGAAAAATAAGGGAAGGATTTGACCACTACATGGGGGGAGTTTTTGAAGAGGTTGCTAGGGATTTCCTGTGGAGCAAATTCAGATTCGATGCTGGGGGACCATGGTGGAGGAAAGAAGAAGAGATCGACTTTGTGGGCGTTAAAGGGAACACAGCCTACTTCTTCGAGGTTAAGTGGAGCAGGCTTAAAGTAAGTGAAGTGCATAAGATCCTAGAGAGTCTTGAAGAGAAAGCGGAGAAGGTTAACGTAAAAGCAAAGGAAAAGAAGTTTGGGGTTGTAGCTAAGGAGTTTAAGAGGAAAGAAGGACTTATGTTTGACTTGAAGGATATGTTTAATCAAAACCTTTATTAG